A stretch of DNA from Ignavibacteriota bacterium:
CCCTCCGCCTTGTCTTTCCGCGTGTGGGAGACGCGTGTTGAACCAATGGGCGACGGCGAGTGTTACACTGTCGAGGTACAGCCATGTCCGATTCCATACGACAGTTCAAAAAAGTAATGAGCCATTTCCCGACAGGTGTGTGTGTTGTCACCGCGCGCTGCAACGGTGACGCGGTCGGTCTGACGGTGAACAGTTTCACATCCGTCTCGCTCGATCCACTGATGGTGCTTATCTGCATCACCCGCAACACCACGGCGCACGAGGTTATCAGCCAGGCCGGGGCGTACACCGTCAGTATTCTTGCGGAGGGACAGGAGTCCGTCTCCACCGTTTTCGCAGGCGCCCCGAACAATCAACGTTTCACGCTCGTGCAGACCGAGGCGTCTCCGCTCGGCAATCCCGTCGTCGAGGGAGCCATCGCGTATCTCGACACGGAAATCGTGGACAGCCGCGACGCAGGCGACCACACGATCTTCATCGGCAGGGTCACCGCGCTCCACTTGATGCACGAGGACGCGCGCCCGCTCGTCTACCACCGCGGTGGCTACAGGAGGCTTGCGCCTCAGGATTGACCCGGCTCCGCGTGGATGAACACCTTCACGATGCGCGGATCACAGGCACTGACAGCCGTCTCGACCCGGTTGACCACGTCGTGCATGTGCTGCAGCGAAAGCGCTGACGGACACACGCAGGAGAGTGCCACCTTGATGCCGCGATGTGTGCGGTAACATCGTATGTCGCTGCAGCCGAGCACCTCGGTGTCGGCCTTAGCAACGGCGGTGATTTTTCCGACAAGATCCGGCTCGGCGCCAGTGATATCATCGGCCTCGATGATACCGCCCGCCTCCATTTCGAGGTGGACGCGCACGTCCTCGACACGGGGAATGGCCTCGAGAATATCCCTCTCGATTACGCTTGCGAGCGCGTGGGCCTTGTCGAAATCGGTCCCGAACGGATACTCGACATCGAGTTCGATGTGCAGTCGCTCGTCGGCGCGCAGCACGAGGATGTTGTGCGCGCGTACGCCGTGGCGCTGTACGAGCCAGGCGACGCTGTCCTGCACGGCCTCGTTCTCGTGTATGGCCGGCTCGGCATGGACAATCGCGTCGGAACGCGGAACCAGTTCGGCGATACGCGCCTCCACGTCGTCCATGATGCGGTGCACGTCGTCGAAGGTGTTCCGCCGATCGATTCCTACCACCGTGTCGATGAAAGTGCGCGCACCGCTCTGACGGAGCCGCAGAGAGCGCACGTCGCGCACGCCGTCAACGCCGCGAATGCCATCCGTCAGTGTGGCCTGCATGCCGGCGGGAACCCGGTCGAGGAGCACATCGATGGTGCGTTTCCCGAGCTGCAGGCTGATCCAGATTACGATGGCCGCGACGAGCAGGGCGGCGATGGCATCTGCCGCCGGGTATCCGAGGAGCACGCTCACGAGTCCGATCAGCACCACAAACGAACTGTAGATGTCCGTCTGAAAATGCAGCGCATCGGCCTCGAGGGCCTGGCTGTGATACTTCCGCGCCACGCGCGAGAGTGCGCGGGAGCGGCTGAAGTCGATCACGATCGACACGATGATGACGATGAACGACCAGTAAGTCACTTCGACCGGATGTCCGCCTCCGAGCAGGCGGTCGGCCGCTTCGTACAATATCCACACACAGGTGAGCAGGAGCAGCAGCGTTTCAACGAGTGCGGAAAGATTCTCGATCTTCCCGTGCCCGAAATTGTGATCCTCGTCCGGCGGTCGATCCGCGGCGCGCACGGCGATCCATGTGATGGCCGCTGCGACGAGATCAAGTCCGGAGTGCGCCGCTTCGGAAAGGATGCCGAGGGAATTGGTCATCAAGCCGACTGCCAGTTTTCCGCCGGTCAGGGCTATTGCCGCGATCACGGACGTCATCGCGACAAAGTTTTTTTCGCGACGCATCAGGGCGTCGGCCGCGGCGTGTTCCTCTGCCGATTTCATATGCTGTGTGGACTGTGGCCTGTGTGCAGATCGGCCGTCATCGGAGCGTTATTCGGAGCGAGTCGCTGTCTTCGGCCTTCCCCGGCACTATGCCGCGCACAACGATCAGATGTTCGCCGCTGAGCCCGCGCACGTCCCAGTCGTAGGAGTAGTCCGCGAGAAAATCCGTGAACAGGTGGTTGCCGTCGATCCAGAACTCCGCCTGCGCGAGACATCCGCAGTTGCGTGTCACCGAAGCGATGATACGCACGGTCGAGTCGCTGATGACCTCTCCGGCCAACGGCTGCGTGATGACGGTTTTAACCCATGGCGTTTCGGTGGGGGTGTCCTCGTCGCAGGCCGCAACAATAAAGGCAAGAAGGAGGGTAGTCGCGGCGAGCACGATGCGCCCGCGCGTGAGGCGGCGGACTATGGCCGAATGTTTCATTGCTCTGTCGGGATGTGAGATGGTTGCCTGACCGATGCTAGCGGATTTGTGTGTGGAATCAAAGCGCCGCACCGCCGCCTGCACGGATATGCCGTGCTCTCTCGAGCATGGAATCGAAGGCCGCAAGCACGGTGTCGACGGAGAGTTCCGTCATACACATGTTGCCGATGGGGCACTCCGTGTAATTACATGCAAGACATTCGAGTTTTTCATTGCGCACCCACGCGCTGAGGGCATTAAACGGTCCTTGCAGATGCGGATTGGTCGGACCGTGCACGCCGAGCACAGGAATGCCCACAGCCGCGCCAAGATGCATGGGCGACGTGTCGTTCGAAACCATGCCGTCGCAGCGCGCGAGCAGCGCCCCCAGTTGTTTGAGGGTCGTCTTCGGAGGAACAAGCGCGGGTGCCTGCATGAGTGAGGCCACGCGCAGAGCGTCGTCGTGTTCACCGGGACCCCATACAATCACAGGCACGGCGTTATATCGCGCCGCCAGAGCGTCCCCCAGGCCGGCGTAATGATCGAGTCCCCAGCGCTTCGATTCCCAGGTGCCGCTCGGGTTCAGGGCGACAAGCATTTTTCCCTCCGCCCTGTAGGGAGCAAGCAGACCCGCCGCCCAGCGGTCGGCATCCGGTGTGATCGCAAACGACAACGCGCGGTCGGTAATGGGGATCTGCAGGACGGCGAGCGCGTCGAGATTGAACTCTGTGTTGTGCACGCGGTCGGACCGCACCGGAACATGGACGGTGTAGGCGTATGCCCGACCACGGAAGGGATACCCGACTCGCACCGGCGCGCGCGTCGCGAAGGTGATCTGTGCCGAGCGGGGATTGCAGAAGAGATCGAAAACCAGATCGTAACGCGCGCGATATATCTGCCGAAGGAGCGAAAGAAAACTGTCGTGCCGCGGATCGAAGATGAGCGTCCGAGTCAGTGCAGGATGCCCCTCGACGATGTCGCGCGCGGGCGCCTCCGTCAGGTAGTCGATCTCCGCGTCGGGAAAGGCCGCGCGGACAGAGCGCAGAACTACCGTCGACAAAAGGACGTCGCCGATGGCGCGCAGCTTGACGATGAGTATGCGCCGGACAGGACGCGCCCGCAACGCGGGATACAAAAACTGCGGTGCGGGCGCGCGCATGTCGGATTGGATGCGTCAGGACAGGGGCTCGAGGTCCCGGTTCTTCACCATGTTTTTCATCGTCGGGGGCGTCTGCCCGTTTACGATGGCCATGGTGTCGAGTGCAATCACGAGTTCCTCGTTGGTCGGAATCACACCCACAACGGCGCGGGACCCCGGCCGTGTCACGATGCGCTCCTTCGGACCCTCCGCGTTGAGCGCGGGATCGAAGTCGATGCCGATGAAATCCATGGACGAACACACGGCGTCACGCACGCGGACGCTGTTCTCACCGATGCCGCCGGTGAACACGACCGCGTCGACTCCACCCATCGCTGCGGCGTACGCGCCGATGTATTTCTTCACGCGGAAGCAGAACAGATCAAACGCGATTTTTGATTTTGCCGAACCCTTCACCATGGCGTTCTCGATTTCGCGCATGTCGCTGCTCTCGCCCGAGATACCGATGAGACCGCTGTGTTTGTTGAGCAGGGTGGTCGCCTCCGAAAGCGTCAGGCCCTCCTTGCCCATGATGTACAGGATCAACTGCGGATCGAGGTCGCCCGAGCGGGTGCCCATGAGCAATCCCTCGAGAGGCGTGAAGCCCATCGTTGTGTCCATCGACTGTCCGTGTTTCACCGCGGCCATGCTGCAGCCGTTGCCAAGATGGCAGGTGATGATGCGCAGATCCTCGATGGGTTTGTCGAGCAACTCCGCCATGCGGTTCGCCACGAAGAAGTGTGATGTGCCGTGGAATCCGTAGCGGCGGATCTTGTACTTCTGATAGAACACGTACGGAATGCCGTACAGGAAGGACTTCGGCTCCATGGACTGATGGAAGGCGGTGTCGAACACGCCCACCTGGGGCACGCTGGGTAGATGCTGCTTGCATGCGACGATGCCGCGGATGTTATGCGGATTGTGAAGCGGCGCAAGTTCGATGTTGTCGCGAAGCGACTGCATGACCTGGTCGGTGATCAGCACGGAACCGGCGAAGTCTTCCGCGCCGTGCACGACACGATGCCCGACGGCGTGTATCTCGGAGCGGTCCTTGATAACACCGTGATTCTTGCTCAGAAGCACCGCCAGCACGTATTCGATGGCAATGCCATGGTCGAGGATGTCACCCGTCAGCTTGATCGTGTCGCTGTCGTAGCGCGTGTTTGTGAGCACCGCGCCGCTCATGCCGATGCGTTCGACGAGACCGCGCGCCATCGTGGTGCGCGATTCTGCTTCGATGAACTGGTACTTTATCGAGGAGCTTCCGCAATTGACGACGAGGATGTTCATTTGGATGCCTCCTCTTTGATGCGGTTGCCGGATTCGTCATACAGGAAGAATCCCTCGCCGCTTTTCTTTCCGAATTTCTGCTCCCGCACAAGTCGGCGCAGCAGCGGACAGGGACGGTACTTCGCTTCACCGAACTCGTGGAACATCGATTCCATCATCGCGAGCAACTCCTCGAGACCCATCGAATCGGCAAGTTCAAGCGGACCCATCTGAAAATTGAAACCGAGGCGCATGGCGGTGTCGATGTCCTCGGCCGACGCGACTCCTTCCATCAGGATGTACATCGCCTCGTTCAACATGGGGATGATGGTGCGCGTGGTGATGAATCCGGGATACTCGTACACTTCCACAGGCGTCTTGCCGATCGAGCGTATGAAGTCCTTGGTCTTGCGGAAGGTGTCTTCCGTTGTATGGAAGCCGCGGATGATCTCACAGAGCGGCGTTTTCGGCACGGGATTCGAGAAGTGCAGGCCGATGATTTTTCCCGGGTGCACCGCGCCGCGGACCATCTTCGTGAGACTGAGCGTCGATGTGTTCGAGGCGATGATCGCGCCGGGTGCCGCCACGCGATCGAGCTTCAGCAGCACGTCGCGTTTTAATTCGAAGCCCTCGTCGACCGCTTCCATTGCAAAGTCGACATGCGCCATTTCGTTGATGTCGGTGGTGACCTTGATGCGCGAGAGGATGGCGCGTTTCTCGCCGGTTGTCATGGCCCAGCGCTGTATTTCGCGGTCCATGTTCTCGGAGAGGCCGTCGAGACAGGCCTGCAGCCGTTCGGAATCTTTTTCGACGATGAGGACGTTCAGGCCGTGCGTCGAGAGGGTCTGGGCGATGCCGCGGCCCATGACGCCGCCACCGATGATGCCCACCGATTCGATGCGAGAGGCCGACGCGGGTTGCGCGGGCATGTCGCTGGTGAGATCCTGCAGCGTGAGTGGTTGTTCAGACATGAGGTGTGCTCCGGTGGAACGCTCGCGGGGATGTGCCACGCAAGGTGTTGGTGAGTGGAGGTGCGGATGGAATGTGCGCGTGGGAATGCCGCCGTGCGGCATGATCCGTTCTATCCTTACAAAAGTACCGCTCGGGCGGGTGAAAAAAAAGATGCGATAGAGGACAAGAATATCGTGAACGGTGCTATTCGCCGCGGGTGTTGTAGAGTGCCGTGTGGACAAGCAACGCTGCGGCGATCATCGTGGTCATGAGGAAGGATCCGCCGTAACTCATGAACGGCAGGGGAATGCCGATGACGGGAAGCAGCCCGAGCGACATGCCGACGTTCACGAACACATGCACAAAAAAGACTGTCGTGATACCGATGGCCATCGCGCTCGAGAAGCGGAAGGGCGCGTCGCGCGCGATTCGCCACCCCCTGTGAAGGACAAATCCGAAAAGACAGAGGATGACGATGGCGCCGATAAAACCGAACTCCTCCGCCGGGACGCAGAAAATAAAGTCGGTCCACTGTTCGGGGACGAACCGCAACTGTGTCTGCGTTCCCTGCAGGTAGCCCTTGCCGGTCAAACCACCCGATCCCACTGCCACCTTCGCCTGCATCACGTTGTAGCCGGCCGAGGTCGGCGAGCGCGAGGGATCGAGGAACACGGCGATACGCGCCTTCTGGTATTCTGGAAGACGGTCGTAGAAGTACTGCACCGTGAAGCCAACCGAGAGGTTCAGCACAAGAAAGAGCAGCGCCACGCCGATATTTCGGCGCAGAAGGTAGAACACAACCGAGAGAACCATCGTGAACGCGAGGAACATCCACAGATCGAAGATGGAGAGCACCGCGGCGATGACCGGGGACACAAAGGCCAATAGAATGACAAGATCGGCTCCCGCCCAGAATATCATCACGAGGAAGAACGCCCAGTACACGAGGCCGGTTCCGAAATCCGGCTGAATAAAAATCAGCAGCCAGGGAACAAACACGATGGCGAAGGCGATACCGAGATCACGAAACGAGCGTAGCGAGGTGGTGCTGTCTGAGACGAAGCGGGCCAGCGCAATCACGGTCGCGACCTTGGCAAATTCGGACGGCTGTATTCCGAATCCGGCGACACCGAACCAGCCGGCGTTCCCCGACACCACTTTCCCGAAGGGCAGAACAAGAAGAAGCGGTACCAGCGCGACGGCGTAGATGATGTACGCGCTGTAATGGAAGAATCGTGCCGGCGAGAGCAGCACGACAACAAACAGAAGTATGCCGAGCACCGCCCATACAATCTGTTTCTGGAAACGCACGAAGACTTCCGTCCCGTGTGTCGCGCTGTACATCGACACGAGGCCGAGCGCCAGCAGCACCGCGACGGCCGCGATCAGAAGGTAGTCGACACCTCCGCCGGATCTGTCGGTCATACTTCTCGGCATCAGTCCGCCAGGTGGGGAACGACTTTGGGGCGCCGCTCGTCCGGAGTTGCGACGCGCAGACTGTCGCCTCCCGCGGTTCCGGCGCCTGGTCCGAACAGCGCGTACCGCATGATGGATCCTGCGACCGGCGCCGCCGCATCAC
This window harbors:
- a CDS encoding flavin reductase family protein, producing MSDSIRQFKKVMSHFPTGVCVVTARCNGDAVGLTVNSFTSVSLDPLMVLICITRNTTAHEVISQAGAYTVSILAEGQESVSTVFAGAPNNQRFTLVQTEASPLGNPVVEGAIAYLDTEIVDSRDAGDHTIFIGRVTALHLMHEDARPLVYHRGGYRRLAPQD
- a CDS encoding NAD(P)-binding domain-containing protein, which gives rise to MSEQPLTLQDLTSDMPAQPASASRIESVGIIGGGVMGRGIAQTLSTHGLNVLIVEKDSERLQACLDGLSENMDREIQRWAMTTGEKRAILSRIKVTTDINEMAHVDFAMEAVDEGFELKRDVLLKLDRVAAPGAIIASNTSTLSLTKMVRGAVHPGKIIGLHFSNPVPKTPLCEIIRGFHTTEDTFRKTKDFIRSIGKTPVEVYEYPGFITTRTIIPMLNEAMYILMEGVASAEDIDTAMRLGFNFQMGPLELADSMGLEELLAMMESMFHEFGEAKYRPCPLLRRLVREQKFGKKSGEGFFLYDESGNRIKEEASK
- the rodA gene encoding rod shape-determining protein RodA, coding for MTDRSGGGVDYLLIAAVAVLLALGLVSMYSATHGTEVFVRFQKQIVWAVLGILLFVVVLLSPARFFHYSAYIIYAVALVPLLLVLPFGKVVSGNAGWFGVAGFGIQPSEFAKVATVIALARFVSDSTTSLRSFRDLGIAFAIVFVPWLLIFIQPDFGTGLVYWAFFLVMIFWAGADLVILLAFVSPVIAAVLSIFDLWMFLAFTMVLSVVFYLLRRNIGVALLFLVLNLSVGFTVQYFYDRLPEYQKARIAVFLDPSRSPTSAGYNVMQAKVAVGSGGLTGKGYLQGTQTQLRFVPEQWTDFIFCVPAEEFGFIGAIVILCLFGFVLHRGWRIARDAPFRFSSAMAIGITTVFFVHVFVNVGMSLGLLPVIGIPLPFMSYGGSFLMTTMIAAALLVHTALYNTRGE
- a CDS encoding acetate kinase, whose amino-acid sequence is MNILVVNCGSSSIKYQFIEAESRTTMARGLVERIGMSGAVLTNTRYDSDTIKLTGDILDHGIAIEYVLAVLLSKNHGVIKDRSEIHAVGHRVVHGAEDFAGSVLITDQVMQSLRDNIELAPLHNPHNIRGIVACKQHLPSVPQVGVFDTAFHQSMEPKSFLYGIPYVFYQKYKIRRYGFHGTSHFFVANRMAELLDKPIEDLRIITCHLGNGCSMAAVKHGQSMDTTMGFTPLEGLLMGTRSGDLDPQLILYIMGKEGLTLSEATTLLNKHSGLIGISGESSDMREIENAMVKGSAKSKIAFDLFCFRVKKYIGAYAAAMGGVDAVVFTGGIGENSVRVRDAVCSSMDFIGIDFDPALNAEGPKERIVTRPGSRAVVGVIPTNEELVIALDTMAIVNGQTPPTMKNMVKNRDLEPLS
- a CDS encoding Ig-like domain-containing protein, which encodes MKHSAIVRRLTRGRIVLAATTLLLAFIVAACDEDTPTETPWVKTVITQPLAGEVISDSTVRIIASVTRNCGCLAQAEFWIDGNHLFTDFLADYSYDWDVRGLSGEHLIVVRGIVPGKAEDSDSLRITLR
- a CDS encoding cation diffusion facilitator family transporter, producing the protein MKSAEEHAAADALMRREKNFVAMTSVIAAIALTGGKLAVGLMTNSLGILSEAAHSGLDLVAAAITWIAVRAADRPPDEDHNFGHGKIENLSALVETLLLLLTCVWILYEAADRLLGGGHPVEVTYWSFIVIIVSIVIDFSRSRALSRVARKYHSQALEADALHFQTDIYSSFVVLIGLVSVLLGYPAADAIAALLVAAIVIWISLQLGKRTIDVLLDRVPAGMQATLTDGIRGVDGVRDVRSLRLRQSGARTFIDTVVGIDRRNTFDDVHRIMDDVEARIAELVPRSDAIVHAEPAIHENEAVQDSVAWLVQRHGVRAHNILVLRADERLHIELDVEYPFGTDFDKAHALASVIERDILEAIPRVEDVRVHLEMEAGGIIEADDITGAEPDLVGKITAVAKADTEVLGCSDIRCYRTHRGIKVALSCVCPSALSLQHMHDVVNRVETAVSACDPRIVKVFIHAEPGQS
- a CDS encoding glycosyltransferase family 9 protein — translated: MRAPAPQFLYPALRARPVRRILIVKLRAIGDVLLSTVVLRSVRAAFPDAEIDYLTEAPARDIVEGHPALTRTLIFDPRHDSFLSLLRQIYRARYDLVFDLFCNPRSAQITFATRAPVRVGYPFRGRAYAYTVHVPVRSDRVHNTEFNLDALAVLQIPITDRALSFAITPDADRWAAGLLAPYRAEGKMLVALNPSGTWESKRWGLDHYAGLGDALAARYNAVPVIVWGPGEHDDALRVASLMQAPALVPPKTTLKQLGALLARCDGMVSNDTSPMHLGAAVGIPVLGVHGPTNPHLQGPFNALSAWVRNEKLECLACNYTECPIGNMCMTELSVDTVLAAFDSMLERARHIRAGGGAAL